AGAAGGCAAACTCGTTCAACAAAAATTCGGGAGgcaatttgattaattagtcGAACAGTATCATTTGTCACTTGGTCAATGATAATTCTTCATTGAATAAATtacagaaaaaataaagtagTCCTATGACAATCATTACGAAAAAATCATAGGAGCCCTGTCGAATCACATGAGAACCGTTGTAGTCGCACTAACCGAGCTATGAAAATTTCGCGATCCAACATTTTATGACAAGATCTATTATTCAcctataagaaaataaattctgCGCCAATTTGCCACCCGGCATCACATTCACATGCACCTCCTGCGCCAAGTGGGCCCCCGGCCAGACTGTGTTGCCCGCCCCGTTTCGCTCTCGCGAATTTCGTTTGATTCCGTCCCGTTGTGGGCCCCCCTAATTTATTGGAAccttctttcctccttttcGATCTAACGGCTACGACCGGCCCCACACACGCGCTTGGGCCCCACCGCCCTCCCAACGGCCCAGATTTCATTAGCCCATCAAATCACCGCATCGGGCCTATTTATGCTTTGTGATCGACACTCTCactcccatctctctctctctctctctagctctcaaGCGATGGATCAGAAAAGCGCAATCACGCTCGCTTTACTCTGCATCGTTCTCGCCGGCGTCGGTGGCCAGTCTCCGGCATCCGCGCCGACGAGGTCTCCGGCGACACCCGCGCCTGCAGCTGCGCCGGTCTCCGCCCCGCCGGCTAAGTCGCCCGCGAAGGCCACGTCGCCCGCTCCCGTAGCTTCGCCGCCGGCTTCAACCCCGACGGCGGCGGCTCCTTCCCCTCCGAAGAAGGCGGCGGCGCCGGCTCCTGTCGCCACCCCGGCTTCCCCGCCGACGGTCGAAGCTCCGGCCAGCTCTCCTCCAGCTACCGCGCCGGTCAGTTCCCCGCCATTGCCTTCTCCGGCCACATCGCCTTCGGCGTCTTCGCCGACGACTGCTCCGGAGAGCTCTCCTCCGGCTCCGGTGGAGGTTCCCGCACCGGCTCCGAGCAAGAAGAAGTCTAAGAAGCACGTGTCGCCAGCTCCGGCGCCGGCATTGGACAGTCCGCCCGCGCCGCCGGCGGAAGCCCCAGGGCCGAGCGAAGACGCGACCTCCCCATCACCATCATTGGCCGATGAGGTAACGACCTTGCTGTTCTCGTGCAGCGCTCGTACTGTTCACTTCTTTGTTTCTATTTTGAGGTCTTTTTGCCTGCTAAATTTTCCTATTCCTTTATACTTCAATGATCTTACTTATAttaaaagttttgttgcaaTTAATTAGATCTTTgccattaaataaatattttatcacaTTGAGAGCTTCTTGTTAGGCATATTTATATAAGAAATATTCAAGTTTCAAGATATTGATTACATATCCGCATTCTGCAAAGAATTTCATAATTAAAACTGTTCTATATATCctattttatttagttaatCACTGGAGCAATTATAATTTGGAAGTTGGCGCACAACTATACAAGTGAATGTATGGAAAACCTAAGGCCAACATATCTATGCATTACATTAGCTTGCGAATTCACAAGAAGCATTTTTGAGGATATTATTTTACAAACTGTAAAGTTAAATAGGCATCATCAGGAGTGGAAATCgaatttttctagaaaaattatAGGTCTTTTCAAAGTGTCAGTTGCCAGGCGTGTTCTACAGTACCTTCAATTATTAGACATGTTTTAATATAAACTAGTTaaatttcgaaacatttatcACAACATAACATGAAAAgaataaatactaaaattaccaaattttcttaattattaaTGAATACATTCAAATCACTCCATCATGAAATTcgagataaaaaaaatctaggttaatggaattttcgaaaaatgattaagcatattttataattatatattattcaattgtcaaaatattagtACTACATATCACAAATACAATAACtatatcaataaaatttaatatgatgTGTTGGCTTCCAATTATGGTTGGAATCTAAAGGACAGAGGTGAACTGGCTTCCCGTGCTTCGTGCCGACGCGGAAACTTTGGCTTTTTCTCACCAGAAGCATAATGACACTTTGCTTAGCCAGTCAGCTCTTGTCCAAACTAAATATTCGACcctatttaaaataaaaaaaatgcaattgtatccctgaaaaatatattttctcccatattttgtttctctctgtctctgtatTTCGATATACCCAATTTTATCCGACACTAATTTTTCGAAATTCGGACTGTATGGTATGGCAGAGTGGAGCAGAAACTGCGAGGAGTGTGAAGGCATTAGTGTCGGGGTTGGCGCTGGGATGGGCTGCGCTTGGATTGATTCTCTAGAGACGTTGCCATTTTACAATTCGATTTATATGTTAGTGATCTGATGTTGTTGCTGTGTATGATATGAAGATTGGCCTCACATTctacattatttatttattatatgtcATATGAGTGCTTCCTTAATCCACGTCTGTACAGTAATCGCTTAATTTCTTTCAACTAAGACGAATTTATGAATCGATTCGGGCAAAATTGTGGCCTAGTCATGTCGCGTGTTGGGTATTAGGATGTGGCTTCCCATGTCCCGTTTAAAGTTTGTTGCACCACCAAATAAACTCGTATTGAAGATCGGGCTTTGCATAACATCATAAGGTGACCACACGAGTGTAATTAGAGAAAGTGACCCGAATTCAAGTATGGACGATAGGAACTAAGGGGAGTTGCTGGCGGTGTTTTAAGAGGGTTGTAATTGCTTGTTCGGAAAACAATGCTCAAATTGGTGGGATGTGTTGTATTGGATTCATGAGGTTTGAGTGCTTGAGAGAGAGACTACAGTGTGATGGGATGATGTGATTgacaaaacaatttttcttatgTTGCCCAATCCTTTTGCGACACCAATGGGGCCTCGGTCTAGATGATAAAGGGAGTTAACTTCTCCCCTTGTGGGTTTTTGTTCAAGTTGTGTTAAATGCACTCtggaaataaaattatgaatGCATATATGTAAAGGATTGTACTTTAAAGATCGTATTAGATGGACCAATAGATGCTCACAAAAAGTGATCCGTACATCATATAACCcactttacccaaaaaaaaaaaaaaaaaaaatattgttgcAACTTTTTAGGGCGACTACTTCACGTTATGGTAAATTTGGATGTCTTTTTGGCCACCATCCACATTATACAATAAATGCAATATGCAACGTCTTTCAATATCCTTATTAACAATCTCACCAAAATAATATAGATGACACGATGAAAGCATATATTAATAGCATGGAAGACTAAGATGTTTTTTCTCATAACATGGGACATCCTTTCCTTCTACTTAAGAAAGTATCTTAGATGATTGTTGAATTAGTGAAGTGACATGACGCGATGCGACGTAACTATATGATTTAAATACTCGCATGGCATATAACCACCTTctcttttgaatttaaaaaagacTCAACTCTCATTGGCTTGTCTCTCTACATCACTAACTTGTCACATAACAACAACATGAGgtatcatctttctttcttttttttttcttttttaaattgaccAATTCATATGAATACATGC
Above is a window of Eucalyptus grandis isolate ANBG69807.140 chromosome 9, ASM1654582v1, whole genome shotgun sequence DNA encoding:
- the LOC104418469 gene encoding lysine-rich arabinogalactan protein 18 translates to MDQKSAITLALLCIVLAGVGGQSPASAPTRSPATPAPAAAPVSAPPAKSPAKATSPAPVASPPASTPTAAAPSPPKKAAAPAPVATPASPPTVEAPASSPPATAPVSSPPLPSPATSPSASSPTTAPESSPPAPVEVPAPAPSKKKSKKHVSPAPAPALDSPPAPPAEAPGPSEDATSPSPSLADESGAETARSVKALVSGLALGWAALGLIL